A window of Streptomyces sp. Je 1-332 genomic DNA:
CGTATGCCGCCTTGATCGCGGCCAGGCGCGCCGTCTGGTCGTCCACCGTGGAGTTGATCTCGCCGGAGCCCGCATAGCGGTCGTACTGCGCGACGAGGGCCGACAGGGGGCCGTCCTGGCCGCCGAGCGCCGCGAGGACGTGGAGCGCGGCCAGCATGCCCGTGTCCGCGTTCCAGAAGTCGCGGAAGTAGTAGTGCGCCGAGTGCTCGCCGCCGAAGATGGCGCCCGTCTTGGCCATCTCCTCCTTGATGAAGGAGTGGCCCACGCGGGTGCGGACCGGCGTGCCGCCGTTCTCCCGGACGACCTCGGGGACCGACCAGGAGGTGATGAGGTTGTGGATGACCGTGCCCTTGCCGCCGTTCCGGGCGAGCTCGCGCGACGCGACCAGGGCGGTGATCGCCGACGGGGAGACCGGGTCGCCGTTCTGGTCGACGACGAAGCAGCGGTCCGCGTCGCCGTCGAAGGCGATGCCGAGGTCGGCGCCCTCCTCGCGCACCCGCTTCTGCAGGTCCACGATGTTCTTCGGGTCCAGAGGGTTGGCCTCGTGGTTCGGGAACGTGCCGTCCAGCTCGAAGTACATCGGTACGAGCGTGAGCGGCAGGCCCTCGAACACCGTCGGAACGGTGTGCCCGCCCATGCCGTTGCCCGCGTCGACGACGACCTTGAGGGGGCGGATGGAGGTCAGGTCCACCAAGCCGCGCAGGTGAGCCGCGTAGTCCTTGAGGGTGTCCCGCTCGGTGAGCGTGCCGGGCGTGGCCGCCGGCTCCGGGGCGCCGGTCTCCGCCCAGTCCTCCACGAGCGCGCGGATCTCGGCGAGGCCGGTGTCCTGTCCGACGGGGGCGGCGCCCGCGCGGCACATCTTGATGCCGTTGTACTGCGCGGGGTTGTGCGAGGCCGTGAACATCGCTCCCGGCAGGTTCAGCGCGCCCGACGCGTAGTAGAGCTGGTCCGTCGAGCAGAGGCCGATCTCCGTGACGTCGACGCCGAGCGCCGCGGCCCCGCGCGCGAAGGCCCGCGAGAGGCCGGGCGAGGAGGGCCGCATGTCGTGCCCCGTCACGATCGCGTCCGCGCCCGTCACCTTCGCGAAGGCGGCACCGAACAGCTCGGCCAGCGACTCGTCCCACTGGTCCGGGACCACCCCGCGCACGTCGTACGCCTTCACGATCTGGGACAGATCAGCAGTCACGGCCAACCCTCTCTGCAGGTTCTGCGAGTTCAGCGGTTTCGGTGAGCACTCGGGCGAGTGCTCGCCGGTCACCCCAAACTACCCGCAACAACTGACAACCAGCTGTGAGCGGCGTCAAGCCGCCGTCAGCCGGACCTCGATGCGCACGCGGACCTCAGGGCCTCGTCACGGCAGCATCCAGCCGAGCACCACCGTGCTCTGCCCCACCACGATCAGGCACATCACGAGGAGCAGGCCGAGGCTCCAGGGCAGCACCTTGCGCAGCAGATCGCCCTCCTTGCCCGCGAGTCCGACCGCCGCGCACGCGATCGTCAGGTTCTGCGGCGAGATCATCTTGCCCAGTACGCCGCCCGAGCTGTTGGCGGCCGCGAGCAGCTCGGGCGAGAGCCCCGACTGTTGAGCCGCCGTCACCTGGAGCGCGCCGAAGAGGGCGTTGGCCGAGGTGTCGGAGCCGGAGACCGCGACGCCGAACCAGCCGAGCACCGGCGACAGGAAGGCGAGCCCGGCCCCCGCCGCCGCCACGAAGTGGCCGATGGTGGCGGCCTGCCCGGACAGGTTCATGACGTACGCGAGGGCGAGCACGGAGGTGACGGTGAGGATCGCGAACCGCAGTTCGTGCACGGTCGCGAGCCACTCCTTCACCGCCACGCGCGCGTGCACCCCGATGACGGCGGCCGTGCCCACCCCGGCGAGCAGCACGAGCGTGCCGCCGGTCGCCACGAGCGGCAGCGAGAAGAGATTCCCGCCGACCGGGTCACCGTCGGGACCGGCGACGTTCAGGAAGGGCCAGTCGAAGGTCTGCGTCGCCTTGGCCAACGCATCCTTCACCGGCGGGATTTGAGCGACCGAGAAAATGGCGACGATCAGGGCGTACGGGGCGTAGGCGCGCAGGATCTCGGGGCGGGGGTCCTCCTGATCGAGGTCTTCGCTGCGTACGCCGGTGAGGACGGCGACGCGTACGGGCTCGGCGGCGGGTTTGCGGGCGCCGGGCACCGCCATCAGCGCGCCCGCGCCGGCCAGCGCAGCCCCGATGTCGGCCAGCTGGGCCGAGACGTAGTTGGACGCGGCGAACTGGGCCACGGCGAAGGCGAACCCGCACACCAGGGCGGGCACCCAGGTCTCGCGCAGACCGCGCCGCCCGTCCACCAGGAAGACCAGGAGCAGCGGCACCACCAGGGCGAGCAGCGGCGTCTGGCGGCCGACGACCGTGGCGACGGTGTCCAGCGGGAGCCCGGTGACCTGCGCGAGCGTCACCACAGGTGTGCCCATGGCGCCGAAGGCGACGGGCGCGGTGTTGGCCACGAGGGCGACGACCGCGGCTTTGACCGGGTCGAAGCCGAGCGCCACCAGCATGACCGCGGAGATCGCGACGGGCGCCCCGAAGCCGGCGAGCGCCTCAAGGAGCGCCCCGAAGCAGAAGGCCACCACGAGCGCCTGGATGCGGGGATCGTCCGAGAGCCGGCCGAAGGAGCGGCGCAGGATGTCGAAGTGCCGGGTGCGGACCGTCATCCGGTACACCCACAGGGCGTTGACGACGATCCACAGGATGGGGAAGAGCCCGAAGAGGGCGCCTTGCGCGGCGCCGGAGGCGGTCTGGCCGAGCGGCATCCCGTACGCGGCCCAGGCGACCACGACGGCGACTCCCAGGCCGATGAGACCCGCGTGGTGGGCCTTCATGCGGACGACGCCGAGCAGGACGAGGACGGTGAGCAGGGGCAGGGTCGCTATGAGGGCGGACAGGCCGAGCGAATCGGCCACGGGCTCCAGCTGCTGCACGTACACGGGCGACTCCCCGATTCCGGTTCCGTATTCCGCGATGCGGAAGGTGATCTCTCACGGGTGGGGGAATGGTCATCTCGCCGACATGCGCACGTCAATGGGGTGCACAAGAGAACTTGTTCAGCGATGAACGACAGGGGTCTACGGAGAGGGGCGGTTCTGCGGTTCCGGAAAACGCAGTGGGGCGGTTCAGGAATCCGGTGAGCGCAGCACCCGTAGATGGCCGCGGCGCGCGACCTCCATCGGGTCCGCCCTGCGGGCGCCGCCGCCGGCCTCGGCGGCGCGCTCCTGGGGGCGGGCCGCCTCACGGACCGCGTTGGCGAGCGCTTCGAGATCGTCACCGCTGGGGCGCGCGGGACCGGAGGCGTCGGCGAGGCGGACGACCTCCCAGCCGCGGGGCGCGGTGAGGCGCTCGGAGTGCTCGGCACACAGGTCGTAGCAGTGGGGTTCGGCGTAGGTGGCGAGGGGGCCGAGGACCGCGGTCGAGTCGGCGTAGACGTACGTCAGCGTCGCGACGGCGGGACGGCCGCAAGCGGTGCGCGAACAGCGACGTACAGGGCTCACGATGTTGGACGGTACCGCACTCTTGAGCGGGCCGCGACGACTCTCAGCGAGGTCACCCCACCGTGTCGTGCCGTGATCCCCGCCACGGGAGGCTCTCGCGGCGCCTCGCTGACCTGCGGCGACACAAGGGGTGCGGCTGGCCGTCGGTGTTGAATCCGGTCACCACTTGGCGCAAATCCCGTCATTCGTCGCGTGATCGACGGTCCTGGAGAGATACGGAATCGGGCCCAACTCTGGCCCGAACGGTCATCGGGCGACATGCCGCGCGCCGGACCGAAGCCGTACGCAAGAGGCACCGAAGAGGTACGGATGAGGCACGGATGAGGCACGGACGAGGTACGGAAGGCCGGTCGAAGCTGTGCTGAAACGGCGATCTCGAGGACTACTCTTCGTCAGTGATGGACGACCCCGTACAGCCCCGCACCGCAGACCCGAGGCCCCGCCGCCGCGACCGCCACGGCAGGGGCATGCGCGGCCCCGTGGCGCCTCCCCAGGTGCCGCTGTCCGCCAGCCGCGCCGAGGTCTTCACCGACCTGGTGCAGGACTCCGTGGAGCGGCTCGAGCGGCGGTGGCCGCAGCTGAGCGAGATCGACTTCCTGGTCCTGGAGGTCCCGGCGCTGGGGCGGGGCGCGGGCACCGGCGATGACGACTGGAACGACGACGTCGTGCCGCTCGGGGGCACGATCGAGGCTTCCGGCGACCGTCCCGCGCGGGTGGTCGTCTACCGGCGACCGGTGGAGATCCGGACCAAGGGGCGGGACGAGCGGGCCGCGCTCGTCCACGAAGTGGTGGTCGAGCAGGTGGCCGAACTCCTCGGGCTCTCGCCCGAGTCGGTGGACCCGCGGTACGGGGAAGACACCTGAGGGCCTCCCCCGCCCTGCCCGACTTTCCGGCTGCCCCACGGCCCCCGAAGGCCTACTTCTGCAGCACCTTCAGATCCTGTTTCGCCTCCGGTACCGACACCATGCCCCGGTCGTCCGGCAGGGTCTGGACGGTGAACATCGGGACGCCGTCCTCCGGGTCCTCCAGCATGCGCGAGGCGTAGACGCCCTCCCCCGAGCCCTCCGACGCCGGTTCCACCGTGAGCGCGTACGTGCCCTTGAGGCCGGCCGGGACGGGGGCCTTGATGCCCAGGGTCGTGCCGCCCTTGACCGTGTAGGTCTTGCTCGTCGACGAGCCGCCCTCGCTGCCGTCCGACGCCGTGACCCGCACCTTCCCGGTCTTGCCGGGGGCCACGAGTGACAGCGTGGAGCCCTTGGCACGGTTGTCGGCCACCGTCGCGCGCGTGCCGATCGCGTTCGTGGCCGGGATGAACGCCGTCTCCTGGTCGGCGCCCTTGCCCCGGGTCACGCGCAGGGCCGCCACCACGGGCACCGCGTCCTCGGTCGGCGTCAGGATCAGCGAGCCCGCCTCGCCCTTGGTGACGTCGCCGAGGTCGACGGCGGTCGTCATGCCGGACTTCACGTGCAGGTTCGCGTGGCCTGCCGGGCTGATCGAGCCGCTGGGCGCGGCCAGTTGAACCTTCAGGTCGGCGTCCTCGACGCCGGGCGCGAAGGCGACCAGACGGGCCGACGTGGCGTCCTTGGGGATGCCCGGCAGGACGAGGCGGCTCGCGGGGTCGGCCGACGCGGGCAGCCAGTCGCCGCCGAGCTTGTCGTCCGACGACTGCACGGCGGCCGCGACCCGGCCGCTGCGCGCGGTCACATGCATCGTGAGGTTGGTCTGCTCCTTGGGCGAGAGCGTGGACAGCAGGACCGGGACGCTGGAGTGCGGCTGGACCTGGATCGCCTCCCCCACCTCGGTCTTGAGGGCGCCGTCCTTGCCGTACAGCTCGATGTCGACGACGGCCGCCGAGTCGTCCGGGTTGGTCAGGTGGACGTAGTCGCTGCGGTCCTCGGCGGTGCTCGCGCCCGGGAACCAGAAGTCCGTGTCGGGCGCCGTGCAGTTGGCGCCCTGGAGGCCGCGGCCGCTGCCCACGGCGTACTTGGTGGTCTGCTGGACGGTCCACCCCGGGGCCAGCTT
This region includes:
- a CDS encoding phosphomannomutase/phosphoglucomutase, which codes for MTADLSQIVKAYDVRGVVPDQWDESLAELFGAAFAKVTGADAIVTGHDMRPSSPGLSRAFARGAAALGVDVTEIGLCSTDQLYYASGALNLPGAMFTASHNPAQYNGIKMCRAGAAPVGQDTGLAEIRALVEDWAETGAPEPAATPGTLTERDTLKDYAAHLRGLVDLTSIRPLKVVVDAGNGMGGHTVPTVFEGLPLTLVPMYFELDGTFPNHEANPLDPKNIVDLQKRVREEGADLGIAFDGDADRCFVVDQNGDPVSPSAITALVASRELARNGGKGTVIHNLITSWSVPEVVRENGGTPVRTRVGHSFIKEEMAKTGAIFGGEHSAHYYFRDFWNADTGMLAALHVLAALGGQDGPLSALVAQYDRYAGSGEINSTVDDQTARLAAIKAAYGTREGVTLDELDGLTVTSTDWWFNVRASNTEPLLRLNVEARDEPTMKSTRDEALAIIRS
- a CDS encoding lactate permease LctP family transporter → MYVQQLEPVADSLGLSALIATLPLLTVLVLLGVVRMKAHHAGLIGLGVAVVVAWAAYGMPLGQTASGAAQGALFGLFPILWIVVNALWVYRMTVRTRHFDILRRSFGRLSDDPRIQALVVAFCFGALLEALAGFGAPVAISAVMLVALGFDPVKAAVVALVANTAPVAFGAMGTPVVTLAQVTGLPLDTVATVVGRQTPLLALVVPLLLVFLVDGRRGLRETWVPALVCGFAFAVAQFAASNYVSAQLADIGAALAGAGALMAVPGARKPAAEPVRVAVLTGVRSEDLDQEDPRPEILRAYAPYALIVAIFSVAQIPPVKDALAKATQTFDWPFLNVAGPDGDPVGGNLFSLPLVATGGTLVLLAGVGTAAVIGVHARVAVKEWLATVHELRFAILTVTSVLALAYVMNLSGQAATIGHFVAAAGAGLAFLSPVLGWFGVAVSGSDTSANALFGALQVTAAQQSGLSPELLAAANSSGGVLGKMISPQNLTIACAAVGLAGKEGDLLRKVLPWSLGLLLVMCLIVVGQSTVVLGWMLP
- a CDS encoding DUF3499 domain-containing protein; amino-acid sequence: MSPVRRCSRTACGRPAVATLTYVYADSTAVLGPLATYAEPHCYDLCAEHSERLTAPRGWEVVRLADASGPARPSGDDLEALANAVREAARPQERAAEAGGGARRADPMEVARRGHLRVLRSPDS
- a CDS encoding metallopeptidase family protein, whose translation is MDDPVQPRTADPRPRRRDRHGRGMRGPVAPPQVPLSASRAEVFTDLVQDSVERLERRWPQLSEIDFLVLEVPALGRGAGTGDDDWNDDVVPLGGTIEASGDRPARVVVYRRPVEIRTKGRDERAALVHEVVVEQVAELLGLSPESVDPRYGEDT
- a CDS encoding DUF5719 family protein encodes the protein MNRTTQSLIAAVAALAAVTGFAAASAPDGSGDDGAKAAARLPVERSSLLCPVPSASDLAETSYTAFTPKGGASAPSGKAELLPATRALKVTPEGSAREPKKDDDKPFLTSKAPGKPVTGQESGGESPALLGTADGKLAPGWTVQQTTKYAVGSGRGLQGANCTAPDTDFWFPGASTAEDRSDYVHLTNPDDSAAVVDIELYGKDGALKTEVGEAIQVQPHSSVPVLLSTLSPKEQTNLTMHVTARSGRVAAAVQSSDDKLGGDWLPASADPASRLVLPGIPKDATSARLVAFAPGVEDADLKVQLAAPSGSISPAGHANLHVKSGMTTAVDLGDVTKGEAGSLILTPTEDAVPVVAALRVTRGKGADQETAFIPATNAIGTRATVADNRAKGSTLSLVAPGKTGKVRVTASDGSEGGSSTSKTYTVKGGTTLGIKAPVPAGLKGTYALTVEPASEGSGEGVYASRMLEDPEDGVPMFTVQTLPDDRGMVSVPEAKQDLKVLQK